From the genome of Glycine max cultivar Williams 82 chromosome 2, Glycine_max_v4.0, whole genome shotgun sequence, one region includes:
- the LOC547972 gene encoding gmCK1p isoform X1 codes for MAIKAIELLKGSGNHEEIFEVLAAVAASLGDVIDDVNTLQVTPLKGAMTNEVFEVNWPTKSDGHQRRVLVRLYGEGVEVFFNRVDEIQTFECMSKHGQGPRLLGRFTTGRVEEFIHAKTLSAADLRDPEISALIASKMREFHNLHMPGAKKAQLWQRMRKWLSHAKSLCSPKETKNFGLDNLDAEINMLVELLSQGNQQIGFCHNDLQYGNIMMDEDTRAITLIDYEYASYNPIGYDLANHFCEMVANYHSDEPHVLDYSKYPGLEERQRFVYNYLSSEGKKPSNSEVDQLVNLAEKYTLANHLFWGLWGLISSHVNTIDFDYKEYARQRFQQYWLKKPTLLDSPSIVSQDGIANGVNH; via the exons ATGGCCATAAAGGCAATTGAGTTGTTGAAAGGAAGCGGAAACCATGAAGAGATATTTGAAGTTCTTGCAGCAGTGGCTGCATCTTTGGGGGATGTAATAGATGATGTGAACACTTTGCAGGTAACACCTTTAAAGGGGGCAATGACCAATGAGGTTTTTGAGGTAAATTGGCCAACCAAAAGTGATGGTCATCAAAGAAGGGTTCTTGTTCGATTATATGGTGAAGGTGTTGAGGTTTTCTTCAACAGGGTGGATGAAATCCAAACCTTTGAGTGCATGTCAAAGCATGGACAGGGTCCACGCCTTCTTGGGAGGTTCACCACTGGCAGAGTTGAGGAGTTCATTCATGCCAAA aCACTCTCAGCTGCGGACCTCCGTGACCCTGAAATATCTGCTTTGATAGCATCTAAGATGAGGGAGTTTCACAATCTTCATATGCCTGGTGCAAAGAAGGCTCAGCTTTGGCAGAGAATGAG GAAGTGGCTTAGTCATGCCAAAAGTTTGTGCTCCCCTAAAGAAACCAAGAATTTTGGCCTGGACAATCTAGATGCTGAAATAAATATGCTTGTGGAGTTGTTATCTCAAGGAAATCAACAGATTGGTTTTTGTCACAATGATCTACAATATGGTAACATAATGATGGATGAAGATACAAGAGCAATCACTTTAATT GACTATGAATATGCCAGTTACAATCCTATTGGATATGATCTGGCAAATCATTTCTGTGAAATGGTGGCAAATTACCATAGTGACGAACCTCATGTTCTTGACTACAGTAAATATCCTG GTCTGGAGGAGCGTCAAAGgtttgtttataattatttgagTTCTGAAG GTAAGAAACCAAGCAATAGTGAAGTGGATCAGCTAGTGAATCTTGCAGAAAAATACACTCTTGCAAACCATCTATTTTGGGGCTTGTGGGGACTTATTTcg AGTCATGTCAATACAATTGACTTTGACTACAAGGAGTATGCGAGGCAGAGATTTCAGCAATACTGGTTGAAGAAGCCTACTTTATTGGACTCACCAAGTATCGTTTCCCAAGATGGGATTGCCAATGGTGTGAACCATTGA